ATCCTGATTGGACCTAATCTCGGGGGCACGTCACACCGTTCCCCCCGAACCCGCCATGGCATTCACCGCCGCCTGGATGGCCGCGGTGTCATCCGTCGATCCATCCCCTTTTGCGCCATAGGGGGCATTCCGTACGTTCACCACCTGGGCGGAAGTGGGCGCAGGAGCACATCCCGTCTGCACGGAGATGGCCGAAACCCCGGATTTCGTGGCATCGGCGCTGCTGGTGGCGGTCACCACATCGCTGCCGATGCTGCCGGGCGCCGTGTAGAGTCCCTTGGTGTCGATGTTTCCACGCTGGGCGGACCACGTGACGCCCGGACTAAAGGCCCCGGTGCCCGTAACCGTGGCCGTGAACGTTTTCTGTTCGCTGGCACCAAGGATCCAGGACGCGGGACTGACCGTCACGCCCGTGATGGTGGGTTTTCCCGGATCAGGCGGCGTGACGGTCACCGCCGCGATGCCCGTCTTGGTGTTGTCTTGCACGCTGGTGGCGGTCACCAGGTCACTGCCACTGGTGCTGGGCGCCGTGTAGACACCCGCGCTGGTGATGCGGCCCCGCAGCGCTGACCAGGTCACCGCGGTGCTGTACGAACCCGTTCCCGAAACAGTGGGCGTGAACTGGCCCTGGGCTCCAGCGGTCAGGCTCAAAGTCCCGGGGCTCACAGACACCCCAGTGACGCTGCTTGAGGTGCCGGTCACCGTGACACTGGCCGTGGCGTTTCTGGAAGGATCCGCGGCACTGGTGGCCTTGATGGTGTGACCGCCAGGGGCCGTCGGTGCCGTGTAGGTGACCGTAGCACCGGTGCCCGCAAGGGTTCCCGCTGAGGCATTGCCTCCAGTGACACCATCCACGCTCCAAGTCACGGCGGCATTGGTGGTGCCACTCACCGTGACGGTAAAGGCCTGGGTGGCTCCAGAAGCAAGGGTGGCCGTCACCGGATTCAAGGACACCTGAACCAGAGAGGCCGTGACGGTCACATCCACTGAAGCGCTTTTGCTGGGGTCCGCCGCGCTCGTGGCCTTGATGGTGTGGGCGCCTGCCGTCGCCGGTGCGGTGTACGTCGCGGTGACGCCCGCTCCGACCAGCGTCCCCACAGTGGTGTTGCCACCGACCACATTGTCCACCGTCCAGGTCACGGCGGTGTTGGCCGAACCGCTCACGGTGGCCGTGAAGGAAACCGAGCCCCCCTGGGTGATCGGGGTCTTCGGATTCGCATCCAGAGTGACACTCACCGAGGCCGCTGAACCTTTGGCCGGAACGCTTTCCCCGCCGCAGCCCAGCCCAAGCACCACAGCAGCCACCAGTCCCCAAATCGGCGTATGGACATTCCTGATGCGCACGGGAGACCTCTTCTGCGGCGGGTAGATCTCTTAGAAAAATAAGTGAAAACATGGATTCATAGAATCTTAATCCAAATTCAACGAATCACCAGTCCAAAGGCCGCTTCCATCGGCCCAGCCTCCCGGCGCACCGCCGGTCATACTGGGTTCTTGGAGGAAGACATGCATTACCGGAAGCCCTGCGGCAGCGTCCTGGAGGCCATCGGCAACACGCCCCTGGTCCGGCTGCGTCGCGTCGTCGAGAACCTGCCGGTGGAGGTCTTCGCCAAACTCGAGTTCATGAACCCCATGGGCAGCAGCAAGGACCGCATCTCCAAGTACATGATCGAGGCCGCCGAACGCGACGGCCGCCTGAAACCCGGCGACATGATCATCGAAAATTCCTCGGGCAACACCGCCATGGGCCTGGCCCTCATGGCCATCCAGAAGGGCTACAAGCTCAAGGTGGTGGTGCGTGACACCATTTCGCAGGAAAAGCTGAACCAGCTGCTGGCCCTCGGCGTGCTGGTGCACAAGGTGGACACCAGCCTGCCGCCCGAGCACCCGGACAGCTACAACAACATCACGCCGCGCCTGGCCCGGGAAACGCCGAACTGCTACTTCCCCGACCAGCACGAGAACCGGGAGAACAACGCCGCCCACTACCACGGCACCGGCCCGGAAATCTGGGAGCAGATGGAGGGCCGCATCGACTACTTCGTGGCGGGCGCGGGCACCGGCGGCACCATTGGCGGCGTGGGACGCTACCTGAAAGAGAAGGATCCGAACATCAAGGTGGTGGCCGTGGACCCCATGGGTTCGGTCTTCTCGCCCCACTTCCGCGGCGAACCGAATCCGAAAGCCGCGCCCTACAAGCTGGAAGGGCTGGGCGACGAATTCCTCATCCACACCATGGACTTCAGCGTGATCGACGCCATGCACCAGGTGACGGACCGGGAGGCCTTCCAGCAGGCGCGGCGCCTGGTGCGGGAAGAGGGCATCCTCGGCGGCGGTTCCAGCGGCGCGGCCCTCTGGGCGGTGCTGCAGGTGGCCAAGACCCTCCCACCGCGCGAGCGGCCCGCCCGCATCGTCACCGTATTCCCCGATGGCACAGGCCGCTACCTCAGCAGCGTCTTCAACGACGAGTGGCTGGCGGAACGCGACCTGCTGGAGGAGAAATGAAGGGCTTTACCACGAAGACACAGAGGGCACTGGGGACCCCGGCCCCGCTGGCCCATGCACGGCGCCTCCGTAACACCGCCGTGGGTTCCGTGCCTCCGTGGTGTGTCTTGCGCCTGAAAGGGCGATCCGCGTGAGCGCCTTCTCTGGCACCTACGTCGAGGCCATCCGCCAAGCCCTCTTCGACGCCATGGAGGCCGATGGGAGGGTGTGCTGCCTCGGCGAAGATATTGGTGTCTACGGCGGCGCCTTCCGCGCCACGGAAGGGCTGCTGGAGCGCTTTGGCCGGGACCGCGTCCTGGACACGCCCATCTCGGAGCAGGCCATCGCAGGCGCCGCCATTGGCGCGGCCCTCATGGGCCAGCGGCCCGTGGCGGAATTCCAGTTCATGGATTTTGCGCTGCTGGGCTCGGATCTCATGGTGAACTTCGCCGCCAAGGCCCATTGGCGTTGGGGTGCCAGCGTGCCGGTGGTGTTCCGCGGCCCCTCGGGCGCAGGCAACGGCGGCGGCCCCTTCCACAGCCAGAACCCCGAGGGGCATTTCCTGGGCAGCCCCGGCCTGAAGGTGGTGGCGCCGGGCACCGTGCGCGATGCCTACGCCCTGTTGCGCGCCGCCATCGACGACCCAGATCCCGTGCTCTTCTTCGAGCACAAGCACCTCTACCGGCGCCTGAAGGATCAGTGGGAGGAAGCGCCCACCGCCCGCCTGGGCGAAGCCGCCCTGCGCAAGGATGGCGCCGCCGCTTGCATCGTCACTTACGGCGCTGCGCAGCACGTGGCCCTGGAGGCTGTGGCCGATCTCGACGTGGCCGTGCTGGACCTGCGCACCCTCTGGCCCCTGGACGACGCGGCCATCGAGGATCTGGCCCGGCGCACCCACCGCGTGGTGGTGCTCACGGAGGCCTCGCGCACCTACGGCCCCGGTGCCGAGCTGGCCGCCCGCATCGGCGAAACCTGCTTCCCCTGGCTGGATGCCCCCGTGCTGCGCCTGGGCGCGGCGGACATCCCCACGCCCGCCAGCCCGCCGCTGGAAGCTGCCTACCTGCCCAGCGCCACTTCAGTGCGCGCCGAGGTGATCCGACTGCTGGCCTGGTAGCCCCTGCTCCCTGGCGGCAGCGGCCGCGGCGAGCCACAGCCAAGCCTTGATTTTGCCAGCGGCGCCTTGACGGCGACCGCCTGCTTCATTCATCCTTGTGGCTTGATCTTTGGCAGTC
This sequence is a window from Geothrix sp. PMB-07. Protein-coding genes within it:
- a CDS encoding PLP-dependent cysteine synthase family protein, producing the protein MHYRKPCGSVLEAIGNTPLVRLRRVVENLPVEVFAKLEFMNPMGSSKDRISKYMIEAAERDGRLKPGDMIIENSSGNTAMGLALMAIQKGYKLKVVVRDTISQEKLNQLLALGVLVHKVDTSLPPEHPDSYNNITPRLARETPNCYFPDQHENRENNAAHYHGTGPEIWEQMEGRIDYFVAGAGTGGTIGGVGRYLKEKDPNIKVVAVDPMGSVFSPHFRGEPNPKAAPYKLEGLGDEFLIHTMDFSVIDAMHQVTDREAFQQARRLVREEGILGGGSSGAALWAVLQVAKTLPPRERPARIVTVFPDGTGRYLSSVFNDEWLAERDLLEEK
- a CDS encoding alpha-ketoacid dehydrogenase subunit beta, with the translated sequence MSAFSGTYVEAIRQALFDAMEADGRVCCLGEDIGVYGGAFRATEGLLERFGRDRVLDTPISEQAIAGAAIGAALMGQRPVAEFQFMDFALLGSDLMVNFAAKAHWRWGASVPVVFRGPSGAGNGGGPFHSQNPEGHFLGSPGLKVVAPGTVRDAYALLRAAIDDPDPVLFFEHKHLYRRLKDQWEEAPTARLGEAALRKDGAAACIVTYGAAQHVALEAVADLDVAVLDLRTLWPLDDAAIEDLARRTHRVVVLTEASRTYGPGAELAARIGETCFPWLDAPVLRLGAADIPTPASPPLEAAYLPSATSVRAEVIRLLAW
- a CDS encoding glycosyl hydrolase family 28-related protein, with translation MRIRNVHTPIWGLVAAVVLGLGCGGESVPAKGSAASVSVTLDANPKTPITQGGSVSFTATVSGSANTAVTWTVDNVVGGNTTVGTLVGAGVTATYTAPATAGAHTIKATSAADPSKSASVDVTVTASLVQVSLNPVTATLASGATQAFTVTVSGTTNAAVTWSVDGVTGGNASAGTLAGTGATVTYTAPTAPGGHTIKATSAADPSRNATASVTVTGTSSSVTGVSVSPGTLSLTAGAQGQFTPTVSGTGSYSTAVTWSALRGRITSAGVYTAPSTSGSDLVTATSVQDNTKTGIAAVTVTPPDPGKPTITGVTVSPASWILGASEQKTFTATVTGTGAFSPGVTWSAQRGNIDTKGLYTAPGSIGSDVVTATSSADATKSGVSAISVQTGCAPAPTSAQVVNVRNAPYGAKGDGSTDDTAAIQAAVNAMAGSGGTV